The genome window GGCGACCGCGGCGGGAGCCCTCGCAGTGACGAAGCAGGGCGCATCGCCGAGCTTGCCGCTGCGCGCTGAGGTCGAGGCGTTCCTGGCTGCCCGAGAAGCCCACTGACCCCCTGAGGAGCACCATGCGCAAGACAGCGACGACCATCAATCCCGCCCTCTCTCGGGTGATCAGCGAGACCGGGCACACCGATCTGCTGGTCGTCACCGACGCGGGGCTGCCGATCCCGCCGGGGTCAGAGCGCATCGACCTCGCCTACCGTCCGGGTGCGCCCGCCTTCTTCGATGTGCTCGACACCGTGCTCGCCGAGCTGGTCGTCGAGGGCGCGACAGTCTCGGAGGAGGTCGCCGAGAAGAGCCCCGAGGTGCTGGCGGCGCTGCGCGAGCGCTTCGCCGGCGAAGACTTCGAGATCGAGCTCATCCCGCACGTCGAGTTCAAGAAGCTCACGCATTCGGCGCGCGCTTTCGTGCGGTCGGGCGAGTTCACCCCCTACGCCAACGTGATCCTGCACGCGGGAGTGGCGTACTGACATGAACGACTCGATCGACCGCCACTCCGCCGCGCCCATGTACGACCAGCTGCGCCAGCTGATCGTCGAGGGCATCGCCCGAGACGGACTGCAGCCGGGCGACCCGCTGCCGGGAGAGCACCGCCTGTGCGAGCGC of Microbacterium sp. LWH13-1.2 contains these proteins:
- the rbsD gene encoding D-ribose pyranase — protein: MRKTATTINPALSRVISETGHTDLLVVTDAGLPIPPGSERIDLAYRPGAPAFFDVLDTVLAELVVEGATVSEEVAEKSPEVLAALRERFAGEDFEIELIPHVEFKKLTHSARAFVRSGEFTPYANVILHAGVAY